A genomic window from Gracilinanus agilis isolate LMUSP501 chromosome X, AgileGrace, whole genome shotgun sequence includes:
- the LOC123253784 gene encoding LOW QUALITY PROTEIN: mothers against decapentaplegic homolog 4-like (The sequence of the model RefSeq protein was modified relative to this genomic sequence to represent the inferred CDS: inserted 1 base in 1 codon; substituted 1 base at 1 genomic stop codon), which produces MWPDLHEKDHEIQSECLKCDGAWVKTGIELLGLTQQSSAPXTMLVLXREDDRPRLPPVQGHLIQTVQHPSRNQVSGEAPGNGAMLNPSRSMTTRTPVFANFPVAPTTLEYWCSIAYFERNIQVGETLKFLSSCPIVTVDGYMDPSGGDHFCLGRLRNIYRTRAIEKARMLVGKGVQLECKNEGDVWVKCLSDHPLFVQSYYLDREAGRGPGEAIHKIYPSAHIKVFDLQQCQYEMQYQVAMAQAAAATQMAPVAGNVPGLRGRGVPALGPLAAAGIRAEDLHHLCLLRMSLVKGWGPEYSRESIKQTPCWIEIHLHRALQLLDEMFHPQQACGY; this is translated from the exons ATGTGGCCTGATCTTCACGAGAAGGACCATGAAATACAGTCAGAGTGCCTGAAATGTGACGGTGCCTGGGTCAAGACGGGCATCGAGCTCTTGGGACTGACCCAGCAAAGCTCTGCTCCATAGACTATGCTCGTGC TGAGGGAGGACGACCGGCCCCGACTGCCCCCCGTCCAAGGCCATTTGATCCAGACCGTCCAGCATCCATCGAGGAACCAGGTATCTGGAGAGGCACCCGGCAACGGAGCCATGTTGAATCCATCGCGTTCTATGACCACCAGGACCCCCGTCTTTGCCAATTTTCCGGTGGCTCCCACGA CCCTCGAATACTGGTGTTCGATCGCCTACTTTGAAAGGAACATCCAGGTAGGAGAGACCCTTAAGTTCCTCTCGAGCTGCCCAATTGTGACCGTTGACGGCTACATGGACCCCTCCGGAGGGGACCACTTTTGCCTGGGGCGGCTGCGCAACATCTACAGAACCAGAGCCATCGAGAAAGCCAGGATGCTCGTAGGCAAGGGGGTGCAGCTGGAGTGCAAGAACGAAGGGGACGTGTGGGTCAAGTGCCTCAGTGACCACCCGCTGTTCGTGCAGAGTTACTACCTGGACCGAGAGGCTGGCCGAGGCCCCGGAGAAGCCATCCACAAGATCTACCCGAGTGCACATATCAAGGTGTTTGATTTACAGCAGTGCCAGTATGAGATGCAGTACCAGGTGGCTATGGCGCAGGCCGCGGCGGCTACCCAGATGGCACCAGTAGCCGGAAATGTCCCTGGACTGAGAGGGAGAGGGGTCCCTGCTCTCGGGCCTCTGGCGGCTGCTGGGATCAGGGCTGAAGACCTGCACCACTTATGCTTGCTCAGGATGAGCCTCGTCAAAGGCTGGGGGCCCGAGTACTCGAGAGAGAGCATTAAGCAAACCCCTTGCTGGATTGAGATCCACTTACACCGGGCTCTCCAGCTCCTTGACGAAATGTTCCACCCACAGCAAGCCTGCGGCTACTAG